A stretch of the Desulfobacter sp. genome encodes the following:
- the rpsJ gene encoding 30S ribosomal protein S10 gives MLKTKIRIRLKAYDHKLLDQSSVDIVDTARKTGARIVGPVPLPTRINKFTVLRSPHVNKKSREQFEIRTHKRMMDILEPTQQTVDALMKLDLSPGVDVEIKL, from the coding sequence ATGTTGAAAACTAAGATAAGAATTAGGCTTAAAGCCTATGATCATAAGTTACTTGATCAATCTTCAGTGGACATTGTTGATACGGCAAGGAAAACCGGCGCCAGAATCGTGGGGCCGGTTCCCCTTCCGACAAGAATCAATAAGTTTACTGTGTTGCGGTCTCCCCATGTGAACAAGAAATCACGTGAGCAGTTTGAGATTCGGACCCATAAAAGAATGATGGATATTCTTGAGCCCACGCAACAGACCGTTGATGCCCTGATGAAGCTTGATCTTTCACCGGGTGTTGATGTTGAAATAAAATTATAG
- the rpsG gene encoding 30S ribosomal protein S7: MAEKLVIKENFMQDATQEEKLAAKFVNCVMKDGKKNAARKVVTAALTMAEEKVGEPALGVFKKAIDNIRPSVEVKSRRIGGSTYQVPTDIKPSRQTALAFRWLITFSRNRSEKGYANKLAAEVLDAYNQRGGAMKKKEDTHKMAEANKAFAHFRW; the protein is encoded by the coding sequence ATGGCAGAAAAATTAGTTATTAAAGAAAATTTCATGCAGGATGCCACGCAGGAAGAAAAACTTGCAGCCAAGTTTGTGAACTGTGTTATGAAGGACGGCAAGAAAAATGCTGCCCGTAAAGTGGTAACCGCTGCATTGACAATGGCCGAGGAAAAGGTCGGTGAACCTGCTCTTGGTGTATTCAAGAAAGCAATCGACAATATCAGGCCTTCTGTTGAGGTAAAATCCAGGAGAATCGGCGGGTCAACCTATCAAGTGCCCACTGATATTAAGCCCAGCAGGCAGACTGCGCTGGCTTTTAGGTGGCTGATTACCTTTAGCCGGAACCGGTCTGAAAAAGGATATGCCAACAAACTGGCTGCTGAGGTGCTTGACGCCTACAACCAGAGAGGTGGCGCAATGAAGAAAAAAGAAGATACGCACAAGATGGCCGAAGCCAACAAGGCTTTTGCCCATTTTCGGTGGTAA
- a CDS encoding 30S ribosomal protein S12: protein MPTINQLVRKGRKKAEKKVNTPALKGGPQKRGVCTRVYTSTPKKPNSALRKVARVRLTTGMEVAAYIPGMGHNLQEHSVVLVRGGRVKDLPGVRYHIVRGALDTLGVDDRRQGRSKYGAKRPK, encoded by the coding sequence ATGCCGACCATTAATCAATTGGTTCGAAAAGGTAGAAAGAAAGCAGAAAAAAAGGTGAATACACCTGCTTTGAAGGGTGGTCCCCAGAAGCGCGGTGTGTGTACCAGAGTATACACATCTACCCCTAAAAAACCGAACTCCGCCTTGAGAAAGGTTGCCAGGGTTCGTTTGACAACCGGCATGGAAGTTGCCGCGTATATTCCGGGTATGGGTCATAATCTTCAGGAGCATTCTGTTGTTCTGGTAAGGGGCGGCAGGGTAAAGGATCTTCCCGGTGTGCGCTACCATATTGTCAGGGGTGCGCTTGATACATTGGGTGTTGATGATAGACGTCAGGGCCGTTCTAAATACGGTGCCAAGCGTCCGAAATAA
- the tuf gene encoding elongation factor Tu has product MAKEKFERTKPHVNIGTIGHIDHGKTTLTAAITKLAGMKGNGEYVPFDEIDKAPEERERGITIATAHVEYETENRHYAHVDCPGHADYIKNMITGAAQMDGAVLVVSADDGPMPQTREHILLARQVGVPKIVVFLNKCDMVDDEELIELVEMELQELLDTYEFPGDETPIIRGSALKALEAEDLDSDAAKPIFELLDVLDDYVPEPERDTDKPFLMPIEDVFSISGRGTVVTGRIERGIVKTGEEVEIVGIRETAKTVCTGVEMFRKLLDEGQAGDNVGLLLRGTKRDQVERGQVVCKPGTINPHTKFKAEMYALSKEEGGRHTPFFTGYRPQFFFRTTDITGVLTLDEGVEMIMPGDNATINVELINPIAMEKELRFAIREGGRTVGAGVVGEIVE; this is encoded by the coding sequence ATGGCTAAGGAGAAATTTGAGCGGACTAAGCCGCACGTGAACATAGGTACAATCGGTCATATTGACCATGGTAAGACCACTCTGACTGCAGCAATCACTAAGCTTGCCGGCATGAAAGGTAACGGAGAGTATGTTCCCTTTGATGAGATTGATAAGGCACCTGAGGAAAGAGAACGCGGTATTACTATTGCTACTGCCCATGTTGAGTATGAAACAGAAAATCGTCATTATGCCCACGTTGACTGCCCGGGCCATGCGGATTATATCAAGAACATGATTACCGGTGCAGCCCAGATGGACGGCGCGGTTCTGGTTGTTAGTGCAGATGATGGTCCCATGCCCCAGACTCGTGAGCATATTCTGCTTGCCCGTCAGGTGGGTGTGCCTAAAATCGTTGTTTTCCTGAACAAATGTGACATGGTTGATGACGAAGAGTTGATCGAGCTCGTTGAAATGGAGCTTCAGGAATTGCTTGATACCTATGAATTTCCTGGTGATGAGACTCCCATTATTCGTGGTTCTGCTCTTAAGGCCCTTGAGGCAGAAGACCTTGACTCTGATGCAGCCAAGCCTATTTTTGAGCTTCTTGACGTGCTTGATGACTATGTGCCCGAGCCTGAAAGAGATACGGATAAACCCTTTCTTATGCCCATTGAAGATGTGTTTTCAATCTCCGGGCGTGGAACGGTTGTGACAGGTCGTATTGAACGTGGTATTGTCAAAACCGGTGAAGAGGTTGAAATCGTTGGTATCAGAGAGACAGCTAAAACCGTATGTACCGGTGTTGAGATGTTTAGAAAACTTCTTGATGAAGGTCAGGCCGGTGATAATGTTGGTCTGCTGCTTCGCGGTACTAAAAGAGACCAGGTTGAACGCGGCCAGGTCGTTTGTAAACCCGGTACTATCAATCCCCATACCAAATTTAAAGCTGAGATGTACGCCTTGAGTAAAGAAGAAGGTGGTCGTCATACACCGTTCTTTACAGGTTACAGACCTCAGTTTTTCTTCAGAACTACAGATATCACTGGTGTCCTGACTTTGGATGAGGGTGTTGAAATGATCATGCCTGGCGATAATGCCACAATTAATGTTGAGCTGATCAACCCCATTGCCATGGAAAAAGAACTCCGTTTTGCTATTCGTGAAGGCGGTCGTACCGTAGGCGCCGGCGTTGTCGGTGAAATCGTTGAATAA
- the rplC gene encoding 50S ribosomal protein L3, with product MMSALLGKKIGMTNVFSSAGKLIPVTVLQVGPCVVTQVKNQETDGYTALQLGFDEKPVERLNKPVAGHLAKATDKGFRVLREFRTENVGDVEAGATLDINLFSVGDKVTVSGISKGRGFQGTIKRHGFSRGPETHGNRNHRKPGSVGNSAWPGKIIKGKKMPGHMGVDKTTVKNLTIVDIKHDDNLLLVKGAVPGFKTGVIEVRKADEKN from the coding sequence ATTATGAGTGCATTACTTGGAAAAAAAATCGGGATGACCAATGTGTTTTCCTCAGCCGGAAAGCTCATTCCTGTTACCGTATTGCAGGTTGGACCTTGTGTGGTAACCCAGGTGAAAAACCAAGAGACAGACGGGTATACCGCGCTTCAACTTGGGTTTGATGAAAAACCTGTTGAACGGTTGAATAAACCGGTTGCAGGCCACCTTGCAAAGGCTACCGACAAAGGATTTAGGGTTCTCAGGGAGTTTAGAACTGAAAACGTAGGAGATGTTGAAGCAGGTGCAACCCTGGACATAAACCTCTTTTCAGTTGGTGATAAAGTCACTGTCTCAGGGATCTCCAAAGGTCGCGGTTTTCAGGGGACTATTAAACGGCACGGATTTAGCCGGGGACCTGAAACCCATGGTAACAGAAATCACCGGAAACCCGGTTCAGTGGGTAACTCTGCATGGCCAGGAAAGATTATTAAAGGCAAGAAAATGCCAGGTCATATGGGGGTTGATAAAACCACTGTAAAAAATCTTACGATCGTTGATATTAAGCACGACGACAATCTTCTGCTGGTCAAGGGCGCAGTCCCGGGCTTTAAAACAGGGGTCATTGAAGTGCGGAAAGCTGATGAAAAAAACTAG